In Eriocheir sinensis breed Jianghai 21 chromosome 30, ASM2467909v1, whole genome shotgun sequence, the following are encoded in one genomic region:
- the LOC127005745 gene encoding golgin subfamily A member 6-like protein 22: MYLCETASFVRVVKGLLPAEGELEAPATAFPFLRLFRRYRVSLPQHLADGKHEKEETFVNNKTIQKAEEEEEQEEKVSLKEQDELSSFPELHELEETLDPSRNGEQLTQQEEEEEEGAVSLKEQNELSLFLELQELAKRQEEELKQSGDGEHIKQKEEKEEGNNPKEQGELSSFLELMELVRRQEEMLKQPDDGEQIKEKEEEEEGENPKEQGELSSFLELMELELVKRQEEELKQPREDKQIKEKDTDNNTEEEEERGSLKEQDELTMFLELQEMVKAQEKALEQLKDVEVTKQKSRKRVTFCLDNVDFPVKERELYNGREYFKFGRGLLALRPDLRGQGDQKSRKRVTFCLDNVALPVKERELYNGREYFRYRRRLLTLRPELGREEVNVDR; this comes from the exons ATGTACTTGTGCGAGACTGCAAGCTTTGTGCGCGTGGTGAAGGGCCTTCTGCCCGCTGAGGGGGAGCTGGAGGCGCCGGCCacggccttccccttcctcaggcTGTTCCGGCGATATAGGGTGAGCTTGCCCCAGCACCTGGCTGACGGCAAgcacgagaaggaggaaacatttgTGAACAACAAGACAAtacagaaggcagaggaggaggaggagcaggaggagaaggtgagcctgAAGGAACAAGACGAGCTGTCTTCGTTCCCCGAGTTGCACGAACTGGAGGAAACACTGGACCCATCTAGGAACGGGGAGCAACTcacacagcaggaggaggaggaggaggagggggcagtgaGCCTCAAGGAACAAAACGAGTTGTCTTTGTTCCTCGAGCTGCAAGAACTAgcgaaaagacaggaggaggaactgaagcaATCAGGGGACGGGGAGCATatcaaacagaaggaggagaaggaggaaggaaacaaccCCAAAGAGCAGGGCGAGTTATCATCGTTCCTCGAACTGATGGAACTCgtgaggagacaagaggagatgcTGAAGCAACCTGACGACGGAGAGCAaatcaaagagaaggaggaggaggaggaaggagagaacccCAAAGAGCAGGGCGAGTTATCATCGTTCCTCGAACTGATGGAACTC GAACTTgtgaagagacaagaggaggaactgAAGCAACCCAgggaagataaacaaataaaagagaaggacacAGATAataacacagaggaggaggaggagcgagggagcCTCAAGGAACAAGACGAGCTGACTATGTTCCTGGAGCTGCAGGAGATGGTAAAGGCACAGGAAAAGGCACTAGAACAGCTGAAGGATGTGGAGGTCACCAAACAGAAGTCCCGCAAGAGAGTGACGTTCTGCCTGGACAACGTGGACTTCCCCGTCAAGGAGCGGGAGCTGTACAATGGGCGGGAGTACTTCAAGTTCGGGCGCGGCCTGCTGGCCCTGCGTCCCGACCTGCGCGGCCAGGGTGACCAAAAGTCCCGCAAGAGAGTGACGTTCTGCCTGGACAACGTCGCCCTCCCCGTCAAGGAGCGGGAGCTGTACAATGGGCGGGAGTACTTCAGgtaccgccgccgcctcctgacgCTGCGCCCCGAGTTGGGCCGTGAAGAA GTAAATGTTGACAGGTGA